TCTGAATTTCTCTGATGGGAGAGCCTAGTCGCGCTGATTTCTGAGCTGATTTTGGGGCTCAGGTGGGTGCTTTGGCAGAGCCCAGTGCCCTGTGCAAGGGCGATCGCCCCCTGCTAGAAAGCTACCAAGGGGATCTACTCGATGGACCTCCCCTGCCCAAAAGATTTAACGCTGCTGCGAGCAGCCGCCAATTTTGTCGATCTTCTGCTGCTACAGTGAGCGATCGCCCAATTTCTGGCCCCGGTCTCGCCTGTTGCCCCCAGAGCCGTAGAAATCAAGCGATCGCGCTAAGCTGATCGTTTTGTAGCTCAATGTCTTCTTGGAGCCAGCTCAGCGTGCTCGACGACATCGCACCCTTGGTGATGGGTGGCCTGGCCATTGGGGGGTTCCTCGCGGGGATCCTGGCCGGATTTCTCGGCATCGGCGGCGGCACGATTCTGGTGCCCCTCATGGTTACCCTGGGGTTTGCCCCCGTCCAGGCCGTCGCCACCAGCAGCCTCGCCATTTTGATCACCTCCCTCTCCGGCAGCCTCCAAAACTGGCGCATGGGCTACCTGCGTTTCCCGCAGGTTCTGGCCCTGGGCCTGCCAGCCCTGCTGACGGCGCAGATCGGAGCCTTCCTCGCCAACTACATCGCCCCCTACCTGCTTCTGCTGGCCTTCGGCCTGGTGCTCTGGCTCAATATCGCCCTGATGCAGCTACGGCGCTCCCTGCTGGCGGCCGCTGTGCCGCCCCAGGCCCGCCTCAACCCCCGCCTCGCGCAGCTGCTCACGGGCGGTGGGGCTGGTCTGCTGGCGGGGCTGTTTGGGGTGGGGGGCGGCGTGGTGCTGGTGCCCCTGCAAATGCTGTTTTTGGGAGAAGCGATCAAAATGGCCATCCAAACCAGCTTGGCTGTGATCGTCATGACAGCCATTTCGGCGGCTTTCGGGCATGCCTGGAATGGGCATGTTTTAGTGTGGCCTGGGCTATTGCTGGGAACCGGGGGGCTGCTGGGGGCTCAGGTGAGCACGCGCTTTTTGCCCAAGCTGCCCGACCGGGCGATCGCGATCGCCTTTTGTACCTTGCTGACCCTGCTGTCAGGCTATACCTTTTGGCAGGCGTGGCGAAGCTACCTGGCTGTCGGAGCGATCGCGCTTTAGGCGATCGCCCCGCATGGACCCCAGCGCTGCTTGAGCTGGGCGATCGCCCTCTCCCGAAACGGAGCCTCAGTTGTATGCTACCTACGGGGTTGAGGCTTTCGACCCCCTGTCAGAGACCCGCATCGTCCCGATTTTTGATCCAGTGAGTGGCCGCGTCCCCCCGTGGCCCCGTTCCTTGAGGAAGCACCATGCATCACACATCTCGGTCTCGTCTGAGCCTGTCAAAGCTCAATCGGCGTCGGTTTTTGCAGTACAGCGGCCTGGCCCTGGGCAGCAGTCTAGCGGCGGCCTGTGCAGGGCTGCCCAGCGATCGCTCCAGCAGCCCCTCGGCCAGCGCCGACGGCCTCGAAAAGCTGGTCTTTGGTACAAACTGGGTCGCCGAAGCTGAGCATGGCGGCTTCTACCAGGCGGTGGCAACCGGGCTCTACCGCGAAGCGGGCCTGGATGTCACGATCAAAATGGGAGGGCCTCAGCTGCCCAGCGGAACCCAGCTCCTGATGGGCGGCGCAGTGGACCTGTTCATGGGCTACGGCATCGACGCCATCAAGGCCGTCGAAGAAGGCATCCCCAAAGTGACGGTTGCGGCGATTTTCCAAAAAGATCCCCAGTGCCTGATCGCCCACCCCAACACCGGCGTCACCACCCTAGCGGACCTCAAGGGCCGCCCCATATACGTCTCGGCCTCCGCAAATGCCACCTACTGGCCGGTGCTGCGCGCCAAATACGGCTTCACCGACGACCAAAAACGCCCCTACAACTTCAACCCGGGGCCTTTTCTGGCAGACAAGACCGTGGCCCAGCAGGGCTACGCCACCTCTGAGCCCTTTGCCATCGAGAAGCAGGGCAAATTTGAGCCCGTGGTCCTGCTGCTGACCGATAGCGGCTACACGCCTTATTCGACCACCATCGAGGCGAAGACAGAGCTGGTTGAACAAAACCCCGAGCTAGTGCAGCGCTTTGTGGATGCGTCGATCAAGGGCTGGTACAGCTACCTGGAGAACCCAACTCCCGCTAATCAGCTCATCAAGCAGGCAAACCCCGAAATGAGCGATGAGCACTTGGCCTTTAGCCTTCAAAAAATGAAGGAATATGCCATGGTGTTGGGGCCGGACGCCCTGCGCTTGGGGATTGGGGCGATGACCGAGGAGCGCTGGAAGACGTTCTTTGACGAGATGGCGTCGGTGGGAATCTTGAAGCCAGAGACGGACTACCGCAAGGCGTACACGCTGAAGTTTGTGAATCGTGGACCGGAGTACTACAAGGCGTAGGCCGAACGGAGAGCAAAGCGACAGTGGCGGTGCGATCGGAGGGTTTGATGCGGGAGATCGGAGGCAAGGGGATGTGGGCTCCCCCAGGGAGGAAAGGGGTATGAGCGATCGCCCAGCAATTCGGCTCAGTCAGGTGACGAAGGTCTACCGCAACGGGACGGTGGCCCTCGAAAATCTGGATTTGGCGGTGCCAGAGTCTCAGTTCGTCAGCCTGGTGGGGCCGTCGGGCTGCGGCAAAAGTACGGTGCTGCAGCTGATGGCGGGTCTCGGTACCCTCACATCGGGCCAGGTGGAGTGGGCAGATCCCGGCATTGCGGCGGCGGTGCGATCGCGCAATGCCGAGGCCCAAGAGAGCCACGGCTTGGCCTTTGTGTTTCAGGAGGCGGCGCTGATGCCCTGGGCGACGGTCCTAGAGAATGTGTGTCTGCCCTTCAAGCTGGCCGGGGTGCCGCCCCGCAAGGCGGCGATCGCCGCTCGCGAGGCCCTGCACCGGGTGGGCCTGGAGGGAGCAGAGCGCTGCTATCCCCGCGAGCTATCGGGGGGCATGAAAATGCGGGTTTCGATCGCCCGAGCCCTGGTCACTCGCCCCAAGGTGCTGCTGATGGATGAGCCCTTTGGCGCTCTCGACGAGATCACCCGCAGCCGCCTCAACGAAGACTTGCTGGCCCTGTGGAGCGAAATGCGCTGGACGGTGGTTTTTGTCACCCACAACATTTATGAGGCGGTGTATCTTTCCAATCGCGTGGTGGTGATGGCGGCGCGGCCTGGCCGGGTGGTGGCGGATATCCCCATCGAAGCGCCCTATCCCCGCTCGGAGAGCTTTCGCACCTCCCCCCTGTTCAATCAGTACTGCCGCCGAGTGTCGGCGGCGTTGGCCGAGGCGATCGCCCCTTCGCCCCTGGCGGACCCCGGCGTTCTAGATTCGCCTGTTTGACGCTCTAACGAAATTGCCATGCCCCCCTCCGGTGCCCCTTTTCGTGTGCCCAAACCCAAGCCCCCGGTGCGATCGCCCCAGAGGCGTCCTAGAATCCAGCGCCTGAGGTCTCGGCTGCTCTCGGCGGATGTCCTGGCCCCGGCGGGGGTGGGCCTCGCTAGCCTGCTGCTGTGGGAGGGACTGGTTCGCTGGCTAGATGTGCCGCCCTACCTGCTCCCGGGGCCGCTGCTGGTGCTCCAGACCCTGGGGACGGAGGGGGGCGAGCTGTTTGGGTCCCTGCTGATCACCCTCCAGATCACGGTGGTGGCCTTTGGAGCGGCGGTGGTTTCGGGGCTGCTGATTGCGGTGCTGTTTGCCCAGAGCAAATGGATCGAGCGCAGTTTGTTTCCCTACGCGGTGATCCTCCAGACGACCCCCGTCGTGGCGATCGCCCCCCTGATCATCGTCTGGCTGCGCAACAACACCTTTGCCGCTCTGGTCGTCTGCGCCTGGATTGTGGCCTTCTTCCCCATCGTCGCCAACACCACCCTCGGCCTCAACAGCGTCGACCACAACCTGCAAAACCTCTTTCGGCTCTACCGGGCCTCGCGCTGGCAAACCCTGCTGTATCTGCGCCTGCCCAGCGCTCTGCCCTACTTCCTGGCGGGGCTGCGCATCAGCGGCGGGCTGGCCCTGATCGGGGCCGTGGTGGCGGAGTTTGTGGCGGGCACCGGCGGCGTGCGATCGGGGATCGCTTACCAAATTCTGATTTCTAGCTACAATCTCCAGATTCCGCGCATGTTCGCGGCCCTGCTGATGACCACGGGGCTGGGGGTCGTCATCTTTGTGCTGCTGACGGTGCTGTCGGACTACTGGCTGCGTCACTGGCACGAGAGCGCGGTGCGCCGCGATCGCTAGGCCCCAGATCGCGAATGGGGCCGCGGGGCCGCTGTTTTTTCGAAAAAATTGGTCAAGAATGGAAAGAGCGCGCGGGGGCGATCGCTGCCTCTAGATCGCGCTGACTTGCTGGGGCTGGGCGTTAAATTGAGCATGATTCCGAAGGCGACGACATACTGGCTGTGCAATGTCCGGGTTCCGGCAGCCCTGCTGGAAGGGGTGGATCCTGGCCTCTTGGCGACCCGCGATCGCGATGATCTGGTGCGGGTGGATCTGCAAATTGACGCCGGGGCGATCGCCCAGATCGCGGCGGCCGGAGACGGCGATCGCCCGCAGCCGGCGGTGGACTGGCGCGGCGGTCAGGTCTGGCCCTGCTTTGTCGATCTGCACACCCACCTGGACAAGGGCCACACCTGGGAGCGCACCCCCAACCCCGACGGCTCCTTTGAGTCGGCCATCACCAAAATCAAGCAGGACGCCGCCCAGCACTGGCAGTTCGAAGACCTCTACCGCCGCATGGAGTTTGGGCTGCGCTGTAGCTATGCCCACGGGACCCAGGCCCTGCGGACCCACCTCGACTGCTACGACAATGGGCTGGCAACAACGAACTTGGCGGTGTTTCGGGCGCTCAAGGACGCCTGGGCCGGTCGCCTGGAGCTCCAGGCGGTCACCCTGACCTCGATTGATACCTTTTTGACGCCTTTGGGCGATCGCCTCGCCGACCAGATCGCGGAGGTTGGGGGCGTGCTAGGGGGCTTGGTCTTGATGCACCCGGAGCTGCCCCAGCAGCTCGATCGCGTGTTTCAGCTGGCTCAGGAGCGGGGTCTGCCCCTGGATTTCCACACGGACGAGACCGGCGACCCCAGCAGCATTACCCTGCGCTACATCGCTGAGGCGGCCCTCCGCAATGGCTTTGAGCAGCAGATTGTCTGTGGGCACTGCTGTAGCCTGGCGGTCCAGCAGCCCGAGGCGGTGATGGCGACGATCCGGGCGCTCCAGCAGGTGCGGGCCGGGGTGGTGAGCCTGCCGATGTGCAATCTCTATCTGCAAGATCGCGCCCAAAGTGCGTCTCAGCGCTGGGTGAATCTGTCAGAAAGCTTGCCAGGGGCGATCGCCACG
This genomic stretch from Geitlerinema sp. PCC 7407 harbors:
- a CDS encoding sulfite exporter TauE/SafE family protein — protein: MSSWSQLSVLDDIAPLVMGGLAIGGFLAGILAGFLGIGGGTILVPLMVTLGFAPVQAVATSSLAILITSLSGSLQNWRMGYLRFPQVLALGLPALLTAQIGAFLANYIAPYLLLLAFGLVLWLNIALMQLRRSLLAAAVPPQARLNPRLAQLLTGGGAGLLAGLFGVGGGVVLVPLQMLFLGEAIKMAIQTSLAVIVMTAISAAFGHAWNGHVLVWPGLLLGTGGLLGAQVSTRFLPKLPDRAIAIAFCTLLTLLSGYTFWQAWRSYLAVGAIAL
- a CDS encoding ABC transporter substrate-binding protein — protein: MHHTSRSRLSLSKLNRRRFLQYSGLALGSSLAAACAGLPSDRSSSPSASADGLEKLVFGTNWVAEAEHGGFYQAVATGLYREAGLDVTIKMGGPQLPSGTQLLMGGAVDLFMGYGIDAIKAVEEGIPKVTVAAIFQKDPQCLIAHPNTGVTTLADLKGRPIYVSASANATYWPVLRAKYGFTDDQKRPYNFNPGPFLADKTVAQQGYATSEPFAIEKQGKFEPVVLLLTDSGYTPYSTTIEAKTELVEQNPELVQRFVDASIKGWYSYLENPTPANQLIKQANPEMSDEHLAFSLQKMKEYAMVLGPDALRLGIGAMTEERWKTFFDEMASVGILKPETDYRKAYTLKFVNRGPEYYKA
- a CDS encoding ABC transporter ATP-binding protein — protein: MSDRPAIRLSQVTKVYRNGTVALENLDLAVPESQFVSLVGPSGCGKSTVLQLMAGLGTLTSGQVEWADPGIAAAVRSRNAEAQESHGLAFVFQEAALMPWATVLENVCLPFKLAGVPPRKAAIAAREALHRVGLEGAERCYPRELSGGMKMRVSIARALVTRPKVLLMDEPFGALDEITRSRLNEDLLALWSEMRWTVVFVTHNIYEAVYLSNRVVVMAARPGRVVADIPIEAPYPRSESFRTSPLFNQYCRRVSAALAEAIAPSPLADPGVLDSPV
- a CDS encoding ABC transporter permease; translated protein: MPPSGAPFRVPKPKPPVRSPQRRPRIQRLRSRLLSADVLAPAGVGLASLLLWEGLVRWLDVPPYLLPGPLLVLQTLGTEGGELFGSLLITLQITVVAFGAAVVSGLLIAVLFAQSKWIERSLFPYAVILQTTPVVAIAPLIIVWLRNNTFAALVVCAWIVAFFPIVANTTLGLNSVDHNLQNLFRLYRASRWQTLLYLRLPSALPYFLAGLRISGGLALIGAVVAEFVAGTGGVRSGIAYQILISSYNLQIPRMFAALLMTTGLGVVIFVLLTVLSDYWLRHWHESAVRRDR
- a CDS encoding cytosine deaminase, which codes for MIPKATTYWLCNVRVPAALLEGVDPGLLATRDRDDLVRVDLQIDAGAIAQIAAAGDGDRPQPAVDWRGGQVWPCFVDLHTHLDKGHTWERTPNPDGSFESAITKIKQDAAQHWQFEDLYRRMEFGLRCSYAHGTQALRTHLDCYDNGLATTNLAVFRALKDAWAGRLELQAVTLTSIDTFLTPLGDRLADQIAEVGGVLGGLVLMHPELPQQLDRVFQLAQERGLPLDFHTDETGDPSSITLRYIAEAALRNGFEQQIVCGHCCSLAVQQPEAVMATIRALQQVRAGVVSLPMCNLYLQDRAQSASQRWVNLSESLPGAIATTPRWRGVTLIHELKHQGIPVALASDNCRDVFHSFGDHDVLEVFSQSVKIAHLDRPYGDWPQAVTKTAADLMGLPQVGRIAPGLPANLVLFRGRSYSELLSRPQGDRVVLRQGQPIDTTLPDYAELDDLVGGS